Proteins from a single region of Nitratidesulfovibrio sp.:
- a CDS encoding tetratricopeptide repeat protein, with translation MPFTLFRTATTAPFSRARTHATGRSLLLAALLLLAFSLTGCASQEPLKPYNPMGISGKVTPEAEKYFAMAHVLWKGGETCTEPEKAVAYLNKAIELQPDYWQAFARRGLAYSEMGLWDEAFDDLTRAVRQHPSAENYAWRGLVAFRMGNQLGARKDLARSIELDSAQHRAWNYRAAVELAEDEIVAACADFATGCSNGDCTGMESARREGICK, from the coding sequence ATGCCGTTCACGTTGTTCCGCACCGCCACCACCGCACCATTTTCCAGGGCGCGTACCCATGCCACGGGCCGTTCGCTGCTGCTGGCGGCGCTGTTGCTGCTGGCGTTCTCCCTGACGGGTTGCGCCTCGCAAGAACCGCTGAAGCCTTACAACCCCATGGGAATTTCCGGAAAGGTCACCCCAGAGGCGGAAAAGTACTTCGCCATGGCCCATGTGTTGTGGAAGGGCGGCGAAACCTGCACCGAGCCGGAAAAGGCCGTGGCCTACCTGAACAAGGCCATCGAACTCCAGCCCGACTACTGGCAGGCCTTTGCCCGGCGCGGGCTTGCCTACAGCGAAATGGGCCTGTGGGACGAGGCCTTCGACGACCTTACCCGCGCCGTGCGCCAGCACCCCTCGGCAGAGAACTATGCCTGGCGGGGGCTGGTGGCCTTTCGCATGGGCAACCAGTTGGGCGCGCGCAAGGACCTGGCCCGGTCCATTGAACTGGATTCCGCCCAGCACCGGGCATGGAACTATCGGGCGGCCGTGGAACTGGCGGAAGACGAGATTGTCGCCGCCTGCGCGGACTTTGCCACGGGCTGTTCCAACGGCGACTGCACGGGCATGGAGTCCGCCCGGCGGGAAGGCATCTGCAAGTAG
- the motA gene encoding flagellar motor stator protein MotA, with product MFVIIGFVVVFGSIIGGYLMSHGVLHVLFQPAEMIIILGAAFGAFIISNTKYSLGLVMKSMKVIMGDPGMSKAKYLEILGLLNSLFVKMHREGVISIEQDIEKPEGSSIFNKYPSIAKDKHTVHFIGDTLRVYLTTGDPNEIDSLMEVDMKSMHEEESIAPHSIGRMAESMPGMGIVAAVLGVVLTMGKISEPPEVLGHHIGAALVGTFIGILFCYGVFGPMGAKIEQTNHEHHMYFAVIKEAVAAAIRGSTPIIAVEYGRRAIPHTFRPTFAEMEEKLKS from the coding sequence ATGTTCGTCATAATCGGTTTCGTTGTCGTCTTCGGCTCGATCATCGGCGGCTACCTGATGTCGCACGGCGTTCTGCACGTGCTGTTCCAGCCTGCGGAAATGATCATCATCCTTGGCGCGGCCTTTGGCGCGTTCATCATCTCCAATACCAAGTATTCATTGGGATTGGTGATGAAGAGCATGAAGGTGATCATGGGCGACCCCGGCATGAGCAAGGCCAAGTATCTGGAAATCCTTGGCCTGCTCAATTCGCTGTTCGTCAAGATGCACCGCGAAGGGGTGATCAGCATCGAACAGGACATCGAAAAGCCGGAAGGCAGCTCCATCTTCAACAAGTACCCCTCCATAGCCAAAGACAAGCACACCGTGCATTTCATCGGCGACACGCTGCGGGTATACCTGACCACCGGCGATCCCAACGAGATCGACAGCCTGATGGAAGTGGACATGAAGTCCATGCACGAGGAGGAATCCATCGCACCCCACTCCATCGGCCGCATGGCCGAATCCATGCCCGGCATGGGGATTGTGGCGGCGGTGCTTGGCGTCGTGCTGACCATGGGCAAGATCAGCGAACCCCCCGAGGTGCTCGGTCACCACATCGGCGCCGCGCTGGTGGGTACCTTCATCGGTATCCTGTTCTGTTACGGCGTGTTCGGCCCCATGGGCGCCAAGATCGAGCAGACCAACCACGAGCACCACATGTATTTTGCGGTGATCAAGGAGGCGGTGGCTGCCGCCATCCGGGGGTCCACGCCGATCATCGCGGTGGAGTACGGGCGCCGGGCCATTCCGCACACCTTCCGGCCCACGTTTGCCGAGATGGAAGAAAAGCTGAAGAGCTGA
- a CDS encoding flagellar motor protein MotB, which translates to MAGGGSWKVAYADFVTAMMAFFLLMWILNMTPPETKQALAGYFSTERALFDSSNVSPVANNPFVQGVDKLDTRDFKVSETEKSHYAIAQKLKQMMMADAIPQNASGISADDVGVLLRVNSDVMFKAGSAELMPEGSKVLDEVIKILREYNLYLMVRGHSDSGEVAAGSPYPSNWELSGARAAAAVRYVIEHGGIKPTRLRGIAYADTRPMEPNTSPESRSKNRRVEFHFHRPEVMSYNVVY; encoded by the coding sequence ATGGCTGGCGGTGGATCATGGAAAGTTGCCTACGCCGACTTCGTGACGGCGATGATGGCCTTCTTCCTGCTGATGTGGATTCTGAACATGACCCCGCCGGAGACCAAGCAGGCGCTGGCGGGGTATTTTTCCACGGAGCGGGCCCTGTTCGATTCGAGCAACGTTTCTCCGGTGGCCAACAACCCCTTCGTGCAGGGGGTGGACAAGTTGGACACGCGCGATTTCAAGGTGTCGGAAACCGAAAAATCGCACTACGCCATCGCCCAGAAGCTGAAGCAGATGATGATGGCCGACGCCATTCCGCAGAATGCCAGCGGCATCAGCGCCGACGACGTGGGCGTGCTGCTGCGGGTGAACAGCGATGTGATGTTCAAGGCCGGTTCGGCGGAACTGATGCCGGAAGGCAGCAAGGTGCTGGACGAGGTCATCAAGATCCTGCGCGAATACAACCTGTACCTGATGGTGCGCGGCCACAGCGACAGCGGCGAAGTGGCCGCAGGCAGCCCGTACCCCTCGAACTGGGAACTTTCCGGCGCGCGCGCGGCGGCTGCCGTGCGCTACGTGATCGAGCACGGCGGCATCAAGCCCACCCGGCTGCGCGGTATCGCCTATGCCGACACGCGGCCCATGGAGCCCAACACCAGCCCCGAAAGCCGCAGCAAGAACCGGCGCGTGGAATTTCACTTCCACCGGCCAGAGGTGATGTCGTACAACGTGGTGTATTAG
- a CDS encoding terminase small subunit, with protein MKTPECDGADTAPRTTGTAVASRRPADAQREGEERSPRLGVRQRRFVEEYLVDMSPVRAAERAGYAPVRAARTAARLLGAPAVQQAVEQAMDRRAARTGVTQDRVVRELAAVGFAVMTDLCHWSDEGVRLRDSVELTRAQAAAVAEVREASTARTARGARATRPARTTEEEQPEAPVRGGVQVKLHSKLKALEMLARHLGMFGTATGADGDAPPGGGARPELPGELRARIDELYPLRAAGSVQGHGGDCVDGGEGAGGTDDGDEEDTEDREDDGFDGDGWGSA; from the coding sequence ATGAAGACCCCGGAATGCGACGGCGCGGACACCGCCCCCCGGACCACCGGAACTGCCGTGGCTTCGCGGCGACCTGCGGATGCGCAGAGGGAAGGCGAAGAGCGCTCTCCCCGGCTGGGGGTGCGCCAACGCCGCTTCGTGGAGGAATACCTGGTGGACATGTCGCCCGTGCGGGCCGCCGAACGGGCGGGATACGCCCCGGTACGCGCCGCGCGCACGGCCGCCCGGCTGCTGGGCGCCCCCGCCGTGCAACAGGCGGTGGAGCAGGCCATGGACCGCCGCGCCGCACGCACCGGGGTAACCCAGGACCGCGTGGTGCGCGAACTGGCCGCCGTTGGGTTCGCGGTGATGACCGACCTGTGCCACTGGTCCGACGAGGGGGTGCGACTGCGCGATTCCGTGGAACTGACCCGCGCGCAGGCCGCCGCCGTGGCCGAGGTGCGCGAGGCGTCCACGGCGCGCACCGCACGGGGCGCACGCGCCACGCGCCCGGCACGCACCACGGAGGAAGAACAGCCCGAAGCGCCGGTGCGCGGCGGGGTGCAGGTGAAGCTGCATTCCAAGCTCAAGGCCCTGGAAATGCTGGCCCGTCATCTTGGCATGTTCGGGACGGCCACGGGCGCTGATGGTGATGCGCCCCCTGGCGGCGGCGCGCGTCCCGAACTTCCGGGGGAATTGCGTGCCCGCATCGACGAACTGTACCCGCTCCGGGCCGCCGGTTCCGTCCAGGGCCACGGCGGAGACTGCGTGGATGGCGGAGAGGGCGCGGGCGGTACGGATGATGGGGACGAGGAAGACACGGAAGACAGGGAGGACGACGGCTTCGACGGTGACGGCTGGGGCTCCGCATAG